From one Perca fluviatilis chromosome 10, GENO_Pfluv_1.0, whole genome shotgun sequence genomic stretch:
- the LOC120566981 gene encoding uncharacterized protein LOC120566981 isoform X2 — protein sequence MIGRLTALILLSTLSLIQTAEVPDQISLTVIELGDSLSLTCSVSGIEAGLFYWYKLKFGHMVQTVAAGTFDKITLQEPFTNSRFTVTTVNNQHVLNITNVSKEDEATYLCQAGSAYQMEFINGILLAVNDHKNLQKAVYVKQSPETESVQPGDSVTLQCSLLSKTKGNIDQCPGEHSVYWFRSGSGESHPGIIYTHSDEEEERSCVYSLSKTIQNSSDTGTYYCAVVTCGEILFGEGTKVETRQELCPFVIVLGTVLAGCVIVIAALIIFRKQKPVCKHCKEASNHAQYEDQPRNVDFEAAALNYVALDFPSRNAKRLKNTRELPQDCLYSGTADFQ from the exons CCCTGATTCAAACTGCAGAGGTTCCTGATCAGATCTCTTTGACTGTGATTGAACTTGGAGATAGTTTGTCTCTGACATGTTCAGTCTCTGGGATTGAAGCCGGGTTGTTTTACTGGTATAAGCTGAAGTTTGGACATATGGTCCAAACAGTTGCAGCAGGAACTTTTGACAAAATAACACTTCAAGAACCATTTACCAACTCAAGATTCACAGTAACAACTGTGAACAATCAGCATGTTCTCAACATCACAAATGTAAGCAAAGAAGATGAAGCAACATACTTGTGTCAAGCAGGATCGGCATACCAAATGGAATTTATTAACGGCATACTTTTGGCTGTGAATG ATCATAAAAACCTGCAGAAAGCTGTCTATGTGAAACAAAGTCCGGAGACAGAGTCGGTCCAGCCGGGCGACTCAGTGACTCTCCAGTGTTCCCTTCTCTCCAAGACAAAAGGAAACATAGATCAGTGTCCAGGTGAACACAGTGTGTACTGGTTCAGATCTGGATCAGGGGAATCTCATCCAGGCATCATTTACACTCACAGtgatgaagaagaggaaagaagttGTGTCTACAGTCTGTCCAAAACTATACAGAACTCCTCTGATACTGGGACTTACTACTGTGCTGTGGTCACGTGTGGAGAGATCCTGTTTGGTGAAGGAACTAAAGTGGAGACAa GACAAGAGCTGTGCCCATTCGTCATTGTGCTTGGAACGGTGCTGGCGGGCTGTGTGATTGTGATTGCTGCCCTAATCATCTTCAGAAAGCAAAAGCCAGTTTGTAAACAttgcaaag AAGCTTCCAATCATGCTCAATATGAGGATCAACCAAGGAATGTg GATTTTGAAGCGGCAGCACTGAACTACGTAGCACTGGATTTCCCCTCAAGAAATGCTAAAAGATTGAAGAATACCAGGGAGTTACCACAAGACTGTCTGTACTCTGGCACAGCAGACTTTCAGTGA
- the LOC120566981 gene encoding uncharacterized protein LOC120566981 isoform X1, whose product MIGRLTALILLSTLSLIQTAEVPDQISLTVIELGDSLSLTCSVSGIEAGLFYWYKLKFGHMVQTVAAGTFDKITLQEPFTNSRFTVTTVNNQHVLNITNVSKEDEATYLCQAGSAYQMEFINGILLAVNDHKNLQKAVYVKQSPETESVQPGDSVTLQCSLLSKTKGNIDQCPGEHSVYWFRSGSGESHPGIIYTHSDEEEERSCVYSLSKTIQNSSDTGTYYCAVVTCGEILFGEGTKVETRQELCPFVIVLGTVLAGCVIVIAALIIFRKQKPVCKHCKVEASNHAQYEDQPRNVDFEAAALNYVALDFPSRNAKRLKNTRELPQDCLYSGTADFQ is encoded by the exons CCCTGATTCAAACTGCAGAGGTTCCTGATCAGATCTCTTTGACTGTGATTGAACTTGGAGATAGTTTGTCTCTGACATGTTCAGTCTCTGGGATTGAAGCCGGGTTGTTTTACTGGTATAAGCTGAAGTTTGGACATATGGTCCAAACAGTTGCAGCAGGAACTTTTGACAAAATAACACTTCAAGAACCATTTACCAACTCAAGATTCACAGTAACAACTGTGAACAATCAGCATGTTCTCAACATCACAAATGTAAGCAAAGAAGATGAAGCAACATACTTGTGTCAAGCAGGATCGGCATACCAAATGGAATTTATTAACGGCATACTTTTGGCTGTGAATG ATCATAAAAACCTGCAGAAAGCTGTCTATGTGAAACAAAGTCCGGAGACAGAGTCGGTCCAGCCGGGCGACTCAGTGACTCTCCAGTGTTCCCTTCTCTCCAAGACAAAAGGAAACATAGATCAGTGTCCAGGTGAACACAGTGTGTACTGGTTCAGATCTGGATCAGGGGAATCTCATCCAGGCATCATTTACACTCACAGtgatgaagaagaggaaagaagttGTGTCTACAGTCTGTCCAAAACTATACAGAACTCCTCTGATACTGGGACTTACTACTGTGCTGTGGTCACGTGTGGAGAGATCCTGTTTGGTGAAGGAACTAAAGTGGAGACAa GACAAGAGCTGTGCCCATTCGTCATTGTGCTTGGAACGGTGCTGGCGGGCTGTGTGATTGTGATTGCTGCCCTAATCATCTTCAGAAAGCAAAAGCCAGTTTGTAAACAttgcaaag tAGAAGCTTCCAATCATGCTCAATATGAGGATCAACCAAGGAATGTg GATTTTGAAGCGGCAGCACTGAACTACGTAGCACTGGATTTCCCCTCAAGAAATGCTAAAAGATTGAAGAATACCAGGGAGTTACCACAAGACTGTCTGTACTCTGGCACAGCAGACTTTCAGTGA
- the LOC120566982 gene encoding uncharacterized protein LOC120566982 → MILLWVTLLLLHQGYTLTPVTTVHLGEPVTFTCVFSNKELSSKKLHWYKQSAGETLKAIVTLWKSTQPQYAPDVSESRLEVHYEKNVSNLTILRTTKEDEGMYHCVVMEWNDNQWSGTYLLVKGNTQRTSNYTVVQRRTVSDPVRPGDSVSLQCSILSDSEDKTCPGDDSVFWFRAGSDKSHPDIIYTDGRRHNECDKRSDTQKSCVYRFSKNISSSDAGTYYCAVATCGEILFGDGTKVEIVQRTHSEFVAMGMLIVCLVISVVGNVVLVCNRKVHEQYKGIESANLEERHDNLRQPVHDTTGDDDRLNYAALNFSGKKTRGRNKREFAEDSVYSQVKC, encoded by the exons ATGATCCTGTTGTGGGTCACACTGCTTCTCCTTCACCAGGGAT ATACGCTGACTCCAGTGACCACAGTTCATCTTGGTGAACCTGTCACCTTCACATGTGTTTTCTCTAATAAAGAGTTGAGCAGCAAAAAACTCCACTGGTACAAGCAGAGTGCCGGGGAAACTCTGAAAGCTATTGTGACACTGTGGAAATCTACACAACCTCAGTATGCACCAGATGTTTCTGAATCACGATTGGAGGTACATTATGAGAAGAATGTTAGCAACCTGACCATTCTGAGGACAACCAAAGAAGATGAGGGAATGTACCACTGTgttgtaatggagtggaatgatAATCAGTGGAGTGGGACATATTTGTTAGTAAAAG GAAACACTCAGAGGACATCAAACTATACTGTTGTTCAGCGGCGGACAGTATCTGATCCAGTCCGGCCTGGAGACTCTGTGTCTCTTCAGTGTTCAATCCTCTCCGACTCTGAGGACAAGACGTGTCCAGGAGATGACAGTGTGTTCTGGTTCAGAGCCGGATCAGATAAATCTCATCCGGACATCATCTACACTGATGGAAGAAGACATAATGAATGTGACAAGAGATCTGACACTCAGAAGAGTTGTGTTTATCGCTTCTCTAAGAACATCAGCTCCTCTGATGCCGGGACTTACTACTGTGCTGTGGCCACATGTGGGGAGATATTATTTGGAGATGGAACTAAAGTGGAAATTG tgCAAAGAACACATTCCGAATTTGTTGCAATGGGGATGTTAATAGTCTGCTTGGTCATTTCTGTTGTTGGAAATGTTGTCCTCGTCTGTAACCGAAAAGTACATGAACAATATAAAG gaATTGAAAGTGCTAATTTAGAAGAACGACATGACAACTTGCGCCAACCAGTACATGATACA ACTGGAGATGACGACAGATTAAACTACGCTGCGCTGAATTTCTCCGGGAAAAAAACGAGAGGAAGAAACAAGAGAGAGTTTGCTGAGGACAGTGTGTACTCTCAAGTTAAATGCTGA